GTGCCAGTTCACGCATGAAGCTGGTGGTGAATAGCTGGCTGATCGGTCTGATGCAGAGCCTGGCGGAGAGTACCCGTCTGGCGGAGCAGTTTGGTTTTACCACCGACGATCTGTGGAAAGTACTGGACGGTGGCCCGCTGGCAGCCCCTTACGCCAAAATGAAACTTGGCATGATCGCCAGTCAGGATTTCACCCCGCAAATGCACCTGATCTGGGCGCTGAAAGATGCACGTCTGGCGCTCGATGCGGCAGGTGAGGCGAAATTACCGGCGCTGGAGAATATCGTCGATGTCTGGCAGCAAGCGGTTGATGCTGGCTATGGCGAGCAGGATCTGGCGGCGGTGTATCAGTTCCTGAAGCGCTAACCTGATGACGGCGGTGCTGAACTTCAATTTTGCCAGTCGCCCGCTGGTGCCCTACGCCCATGATTACGCGCACGGCGCGGTGGAGCCGTGGCACCATCACGACTGCGCGCAGTTGATTCATACCCTCAGTGGCGTGGTGAAGGTGGAGACGCAACACGGCAGTTGGATCGTGCCGCCGAGCCGGGGCGTCTGGCTGCCTGCCGGTACGCGCCATGCGTTGCAGATCATCGGCCAGGTGGCGGCGCGCACGGTGTTTGTTGATCCGCTGGCGCGCGCCGACTTGCCCGCCAGCTGTCAGGTGGTGCAAATCTCGCCGTTGCTGCGTGAATTGATTGTCAGCGCCATTGCTCTGCCCGAAAGCTATCAACCCGGCAGCCGTGCCGAGCGCATCTATGAGTTGATTCTGGATGAAATTCGCGTGATGGATGTACTGCCGTTTGGCCTGCCGTGGCCGGAGAGTGCACGTTTGTTGACGTTGTGCCAGCAGATCCAGCAGCAGCCCGGTGAAAACTGGACGCTGGCGCGGGCCGCAGCGGCACTGTGCGTGGCAGAGCGTACCCTGGCACGCCACTTCAGTCGCGAAACCGGCCTACAGTTCAGCGACTGGGTGCGACGCGCCCGTCTTGGTGTCGCCCTGACCCGGCTGGCCCAGGGCGATTCGGTGCTGGCGGTGGCGCTCGAT
The DNA window shown above is from Pantoea sp. At-9b and carries:
- a CDS encoding helix-turn-helix domain-containing protein, yielding MTAVLNFNFASRPLVPYAHDYAHGAVEPWHHHDCAQLIHTLSGVVKVETQHGSWIVPPSRGVWLPAGTRHALQIIGQVAARTVFVDPLARADLPASCQVVQISPLLRELIVSAIALPESYQPGSRAERIYELILDEIRVMDVLPFGLPWPESARLLTLCQQIQQQPGENWTLARAAAALCVAERTLARHFSRETGLQFSDWVRRARLGVALTRLAQGDSVLAVALDLGYDSPSAFSAMFRRLLGVTPANYFPAAEKRGRH